The Belonocnema kinseyi isolate 2016_QV_RU_SX_M_011 chromosome 10, B_treatae_v1, whole genome shotgun sequence genome has a window encoding:
- the LOC117182291 gene encoding myb-like protein X: MPRAKKASEDEAESKPVRRTRQTSSVTDSPVRRSTRNKPQVDSSPEPIIESNNVPKRSTRKRTPTPDLESSQTTRNLRRRNVKSESEAAATPPVARVTRRTRASSVAAETSKSKSKKSTGTSGKERRRLISVPTEPSLLEEQSDEFETSEKQPDNQNSSHESFEKTDDDQTQEVSSSKEDEIEESIIDPAEDSIMIIDEITGVKSVVKKKEKYTGIEKRLRSRLLASQLNFSNNESLNESKSNEVPELETKKERRSSKQDFQTSNLENNDVGDEDSDNKMEVEEEVFKEKTPMKKSSLGKKNLGGEENVEVYEEKSPRKSSGKKISLGKKSSEEEDESLTEVLKEKSPRKSGGRKSTLEKESSREADENLEEEKTKEVLKNKTPRKSSGKKLSLGKKSSVEEDECLEERIKEVLKEKTPRKSEGRNSSLGKKSSGEEDENLEEEKGKEVLKEKTSRKSSGKKSSLGKKSSEEEDESLQEEKSKEVLKDKYLRKSSGRKSSLGKKCFGEEDENLEEEKGKEVLKEKTPRKSSGKKSSLGKKSSEEEEESLEERIKEVWKEKETPRKSAERKSSLGKKSSGEENESLEEEKSKEFLKEKTPRKSSGKKSSLGKKSSVEEDESLEEKIKEVLKEKIPRKSSGRKSSLGKKSSGEEDDNLEEENRKEVLKEKTPKKNCGSKSSLGKKSSGEEDENLQEEKNKEVLKEKSPKKNCGSKSSLGKKSSEEEVESLEEEKSKEVLKPRKSGGRKSNSENVSSGEKDQVLEEGIKEVLKEKTPRKSEGRKSSLGNKSSGEEDENLDEDNNKEVLKEKTPRRTSGRKSSLGKKSSGEEDENLEEDEDLEEYENLEEEKRKEVLKEKTPRKSGGRKSLENKSFGEENESNELNNFRSSEGISNVKENPSKKEKTPYKEKTPYKEKTPKKDDNPSNQLFNEFAVDEGIDLIDETKDEDFFPEPMEVDVSDQKMDDSKHESDIETIDVSEKMCRYFKPRKSMIDIGSEKLSISKQRSSLGNKQLDSVDYSDQKEKKSRKSKEMDSESDNCELKSLVDDLSSESIPDRKSATSLNRKSLNSDKRKSYSSEIRDSYSLSSGPTSFQLVVTPDRDEISNSHKSSEKKNRKRKRDSSELDESYEISMLDSEKESFAEKDMDKDTTLTEVNIEAGVEKPRDRRSLSKRRSNSLEFARKTESKEKEKKTPSSLRKKKRLSAEVNEVEAAGQKKTPKKDQSLLSKSLEEGEIFNSEEEIINSDDEDELLKSYEEGLDKNRKRRSKSKSVGVESLMEEKEMSIRKSFDNNGSMSSSLEYGNEFEEQEESSLRKSSGKEGNNDSNSLVQRLKANSEEGQMSEKTPKKLNKSQTEKKLNGDGENGESKSSDEESMDDESIPTVIRARKSKSIGTTPSLSPMKARLNKLKDPEGSGKKGIGKKIEDKEFLDVSSKIPAFMFSQTSSESEDDGGDSADDGSKSIDSDIAKEYNLDGETITHYSDDDVPADNCQASETENSDSEDEGSDLADFVVDESEEEDESEEDEQDAEDEEDSDDSVFEHNLGKSPKVTMPETNTDNLNSATEEEDDDNKEKQPEEPGKEQSPSKVKEIRRSPNCSTKVVNAGQENQFKEPETEIQGQERKNPDMETDIQEREMQIEAEKKSPEKEQKFKVNLCSESESENSTDKILKNSEAKLAKSPVANVSLIDVNEENRKISKKLKKKKEKEGSKAEATKVSKSEKQKRNKNLDEEDQKLKKRKPGDKFPVACSTRYEASSDSEDELETLSFADARNETLHVSKKESEGIKAGKALKKNKKKGRVEESKVVISSGNIKRLPDELIEDLEDVPRPKKRQKVSKQNDFTTPSLGMHDRRYSVASKSKSLISASDCGSTTDFEVMSLKKKEKKIKAQSSLALKWFKQRMLARNIRQPISVYLSQQQKRRAAGKDLF; the protein is encoded by the exons ATGCCACGCGCTAAGAAAGCTTCCGAAGATGAAGCAGAATCGAAACCTG TTCGCAGAACTCGACAAACATCATCTGTTACTGATTCTCCTGTAAGAAGAAGTACTCGTAATAAACCTCAAGTTGATTCTTCACCAGAACCAATAATCGAAAGTAACAATGTTCCTAAAAGATCTACTCGAAAACGAACACCAACTCCTGATCTGGAGTCATCTCAAACGACCAGAAATTTAAG AAGACGCAACGTCAAATCTGAATCAGAAGCTGCAGCAACTCCACCAGTTGCTAGAGTCACGCGTAGAACTCGAGCATCTTCTGTAGCAGCAGAAACTAGCAAATCTAAGAGTAAAAAATCGACTGGAACTTCTGGAAAGGAACGTCGACGTTTGATTTCCGTTCCCACAGAACCTTCCCTTCTTGAAGAGCAAAGTGATGAGTTTg AAACTTCGGAGAAACAGCCAGATAATCAAAATTCCTCTCACGAGAGTTTCGAGAAAACAGACGATGATCAGACTCAAGAAGTCTCCTCATCCAAAGAAGATGAAATCGAAGAATCGATAATCGACCCTGCCGAAGATTCCATCATGATAATCGACGAAATAACCGGCGTCAAATCCGTTGTAAAGAAAAAGGAGAAGTACACGGGCATCGAAAAAAGACTCAGGAGTCGATTGTTGGCCAGCCAACTCAACTTCAGCAACAATGAGAGTTTAAACGAATCCAAAAGTAACGAGGTACCGGAACTTGAAACGAAAAAGGAACGACGTTCCAGCAAACAAGATTTTCAGAcctcaaatcttgaaaataacgATGTCGGAGATGAAGATTCAGATAATAAAATGGAAGTCGAAgaagaagtttttaaagaaaaaactccGATGAAGAAATCTAGTTTAGGTAAGAAAAATCTCGGGGGAGAGGAGAATGTGGAAGTTTATGAAGAAAAGAGTCCGAGGAAAAGCAGTGGGAAAAAAATCAGTTTGGGAAAGAAAAGTTCCGAAGAAGAAGACGAAAGTTTGACAGAAGTTTTGAAAGAGAAGTCTCCAAGGAAAAGTGGCGGGAGAAAATCCACTTTAGAAAAGGAAAGTTCCCGAGAAGCAGATGAGAACTTGGAAgaagaaaagacgaaagaagttttgaaaaataagacTCCAAGAAAAAGCAGCGGGAAGAAATTGAGTTTGGGAAAAAAAAGTTCCGTAGAAGAAGACGAGTGTTTGGAAGAAAGGATtaaagaagttttgaaagagaAGACTCCAAGGAAGAGTGAGGGGAGAAACTCCAGTTTGGGAAAGAAAAGTTCCGGAGAAGAAGACGAGAATTTAGAAGAAGAAAAGGgaaaagaagttttgaaagagaAGACTTCTAGAAAAAGCAGCGGGAAGAAATCCAGTTTAGGAAAGAAAAGTTCCGAAGAAGAAGACGAGAGCTTGCAAGAAGAAAAGAGtaaagaagttttgaaagatAAGTATCTGAGGAAAAGCAGCGGCAGAAAATCCAGTTTGGGAAAGAAATGTTTTGGAGAAGAAGACGAGAATTTAGAAGAAGAAAAGGgaaaagaagttttgaaagagaAGACTCCGAGAAAAAGCAGCGGGAAGAAATCCAGTTTGGGAAAGAAAAGTTCCGAAGAAGAAGAGGAGAGTTTGGAAGAAAGGATTAAAGAAGTTTGGAAAGAGAAAGAGACTCCAAGAAAGAGTGCGGAAAGGAAATCCAGTTTGGGAAAGAAAAGTTCTGGAGAAGAAAACGAGAGtttggaagaagaaaaaagtaaagaatttttgaaagagaAGACTCCGAGGAAAAGCAGCGGGAAGAAATCCAGTTTGGGAAAAAAAAGTTCCGTAGAAGAAGACGAGAGTTTGGAAGAAAAGATtaaagaagttttgaaagagaAGATTCCGAGGAAAAGCAGCGGCAGAAAATCCAGTTTGGGAAAAAAAAGTTCCGGAGAAGAAGACGATAATTTAGAAgaagaaaatagaaaagaagttttgaaagagaAGACGCCGAAAAAAAACTGCGGCAGTAAATCCAGTTTGGGAAAGAAAAGTTCGGGAGAAGAAGACGAGAATTTGCAAGAAGAAAAgaataaagaagttttaaaagagaAGTCTCCGAAAAAAAACTGCGGCAGTAAATCCAGTCTGGGAAAGAAAAGTTCCGAAGAAGAAGTGGAGAGTTTGGAGGAAGAAAAGAGtaaagaagttttgaaaccacGGAAGAGTGGCGGGAGAAAATCCAATTCGGAAAATGTAAGTTCCGGAGAAAAAGACCAGGTTTTGGAAGAAGGTATtaaagaagttttgaaagagaAGACTCCAAGGAAGAGTGAGGGGAGAAAATCCAGTTTGGGAAACAAAAGTTCCGGAGAAGAGGACGAGAATTTAGATGAAGATAATAAtaaagaagttttgaaagagaAGACTCCGAGGAGAACCAGCGGCAGAAAATCCAGTTTGGGAAAGAAAAGTTCCGGAGAAGAAGACGAGAATTTAGAAGAAGACGAGGATTTAGAAGAATACGAGAATTTAGAAGAAGAAAAGAgaaaagaagttttgaaagagaAGACGCCGAGGAAAAGTGGAGGAAGGAAATCCTTGGAGAACAAAAGTTTTGGAGAAGAAAACGAAAGTAATgagttgaataattttagaagttCAGAGGGAATTTCCAATGTCAAAGAGAATCCTAGTAAAAAAGAGAAGACTCCTTATAAAGAGAAGACTCCTTATAAAGAGAAGACTCCGAAGAAAGATGATAACCCATCTAACCAACTTTTCAATGAATTTGCAGTCGATGAAGGCATTGATTTGATTGACGAAACTAAAGATGAAGACTTTTTCCCGGAACCTATGGAAGTAGACGTTTCAGATCAAAAAATGGATGATTCTAAACATGAAAGTGATATAGAAACGATTGACGTTTCGGAGAAAATGTGCCGTTATTTCAAACCTCGAAAAAGTATGATAGACATCGGAAGTGAGAAGCTCTCAATCTCTAAACAGCGATCCAGTCTCGGAAATAAACAGTTAGATTCTGTTGATTATAGCGATCAAAAGGAGAAGAAGAGTAGAAAATCCAAGGAAATGGATTCAGAGTCTGATAACTGtgaattaaaatctttggttGATGATCTTTCGTCAGAAAGTATACCTGACAGAAAGTCCGCAACTTCTCTAAACAGAAAGTCTCTTAATTCCGATAAAAGGAAGTCATATTCTTCTGAGATAAGAGATTCCTATTCGCTTTCAAGTGGACCGACTTCTTTCCAGCTTGTAGTGACTCCCGATAGAGATGAAATTTCGAATTCGCACAAAAGCAGCGAAAAGAAAAATAGGAAAAGGAAGAGAGACAGTTCAGAATTAGATGAAAGTTACGAGATTTCGATGCTTGACAGTGAGAAAGAATCTTTTGCGGAAAAAGATATGGATAAGGATACGACCTTGACTGAAGTAAATATTGAGGCAGGTGTAGAAAAGCCGAGAGATCGTAGATCCTTGAGTAAAAGGAGGTCGAACTCTcttgaatttgcaagaaaaactgaatcgaaagaaaaagagaagaaaactCCAAGTAGTCTTCGAAAGAAGAAGAGATTGTCGGCGGAGGTGAACGAGGTGGAAGCTGCAGGACAGAAGAAAACACCAAAGAAGGATCAAAGTTTGCTGTCGAAGTCTTTGGAAGagggagaaatttttaattctgaggAAGAGATTATCAATTCTGACGATGAGGATGAATTGCTGAAAAGTTATGAAGAAGGTCTTGATAAAAATCGGAAAAGGAGATCGAAATCAAAATCCGTTGGGGTTGAGTCATTAATGGAAGAGAAGGAAATGTCGATTAGGAAATCTTTCGATAATAACGGATCGATGTCTAGTTCTTTGGAATACGGAAACGAATTTGAAGAACAGGAAGAATCAAGCTTGAGAAAGTCCTCTGGGAAAGAAGGAAATAATGATTCTAATTCACTTGTTCAGAGATTGAAAGCTAATTCCGAAGAAGGGCAAATGTCGGAAAAGACGCCGAAGAAATTGAACAAATCACAAACTGAGAAGAAATTAAATGGGGATGGAGAAAATGGAGAAAGCAAATCATCGGATGAGGAATCAATGGATGATGAGTCAATTCCAACAGTTATAAGGGCTCGGAAAAGTAAGAGCATTGGCACGACACCGTCTTTATCGCCGATGAAGGCGAGATTGAATAAATTGAAGGATCCAGAGGGAAGTGGAAAGAAGGGGATCGGGAAGAAAATCGAAGATAAGGAATTTTTGGATGTTAGCTCGAAGATTCCTGCTTTTATGTTCAGCCAAACTAGCAGCGAGAGTGAG GATGACGGGGGAGACTCTGCCGATGACGGTTCGAAAAGTATAGACTCCGACATCGCCAAAGAATATAATCTCGATGGTGAAACTATTACCCACTATTCTGATGATGACGTACCTGCGGATAATTGTCAAGCCTCAGAAACCGAAAATTCGGATTCCGAAGATGAAGGTTCAGATCTGGCAGATTTCGTCGTTGATGAGAGTGAAGAAGAAGATGAAAGCGAAGAGGACGAACAGGACGCTGAAGATGAAGAAGACAGTGACGACTCTGTTTTTGAACACAATTTAGGAAAATCTCCTAAAGTAACTATGCCAGAAACCAATACCGACAATTTAAATTCCGCTACCGAAGAAGAAGATGACGACAACAAGGAGAAACAACCCGAAGAACCGGGAAAAGAGCAGTCACCTTCCAAAGTCAAAGAAATCCGACGAAGTCCAAACTGTTCCACCAAAGTTGTGAATGCAGGCCaggaaaatcaatttaaagaacCGGAAACAGAAATCCAAGGCCAGGAAAGAAAAAATCCAGATATGGAAACAGATATTCAGGAACGTGAAATGCAAATTGAGGCAGAGAAAAAATCTCCCGAGAAAgaacaaaaattcaaagtaaatCTTTGTTCAGAATCGGAATCCGAGAACTCGAccgacaaaattctaaaaaattccgaAGCTAAATTGGCAAAAAGTCCTGTAGCAAACGTTTCTCTTATCGATGTAAATGAAGAGAACAGGAAAATCTCGAAGAAActtaaaaagaagaaagaaaaagagggaTCAAAAGCAGAAGCAACTAAAGTTTCCAAATCCGAGAAGCAGAAAAGAAATAAGAATCTAGATGAAGAAGATCAGAAGCTGAAGAAAAGAAAACCTGGAGACAAGTTCCCAGTGGCTTGTTCCACTCGTTACGAAGCGTCTTCCGATTCTGAGGATGAACTCGAAACTTTAAGTTTTGCCGATGCAAGAAACGAGACTTTGCATGTCAGCAAAAAGGAATCTGAGGGCATAAAAGCAGGCAAggcattaaagaaaaataagaaaaagggaCGCGTTGAAGAATCAAAGGTTGTGATTAGTTCCGGAAATATTAAACGCTTGCCGGATGAACTGATCGAAGATCTTGAAGATGTTCCAAGACCGAAAAAGAGACAAAAGGTCTCGAAACAAAATGATTTCACGACACCTTCTCTTGGAATGCATGATCGACGTTACAGTGTTGCATCAAAAAGTAAAAGTCTTATTTCTGCAAGTGATTGTGGAAGCACAACTGATTTTGAGGTTATGAgtctcaaaaaaaaagaaaaaaaaataaaagcacaAAGTTCTTTGGCTTTAAAGTGGTTTAAACAGAGAATGCTTGCTAGAAATATTCGTCAGCCAATTTCGGTTTATCTGAGTCAACAACAGAAAAGAAGGGCCGCTGGAAAGGACCTTTTTTGA